Proteins encoded in a region of the Streptomyces sp. NBC_00310 genome:
- a CDS encoding MbtH family protein — protein MPTFLGEDDSVACAVVVNDKGQYSIWPQERAIPEGWRATGVSGPRDACLENIASVWPEPTAAT, from the coding sequence GTGCCCACTTTCCTGGGAGAAGACGACTCCGTCGCATGTGCGGTGGTCGTCAACGACAAGGGACAGTACTCGATTTGGCCGCAGGAGCGCGCGATCCCCGAGGGTTGGCGCGCCACCGGTGTCAGCGGGCCGCGCGACGCCTGCCTCGAGAACATCGCGTCCGTCTGGCCCGAACCGACGGCTGCCACCTGA
- a CDS encoding methyltransferase translates to MTLNAPDLSPLTAAAGGPPTGRTPLDMDGLAWILFGHAAFQYLNAACELNLYELLEAKPGLTGEEIGAELGLAERATDILLLGAASLGTLTVQDGRYQVAAVLSDLVKTPDWQRFKDTVAFEQYVVYEGQLDFTESLRTNSNVGLRRVRGTGRDLYHRLSENPHMESVFYKYMRSWSELANQHLVEKLDLSGSRRLLDCGGGDAVNSIALTQANPHLSATILEIAATAPITEKKIEEAGLSDRIDVKPGDMHADEFPTGYDTVMFAHQLVIWTPEENTALLRKAYETLPEGGRVIIFNSMSNDEGDGPVVAALDSVYFAALPAEGGMIYPWKTYEESLRKAGFDESAFERIEFPGWTPHGVIIATK, encoded by the coding sequence ATGACCCTGAACGCCCCGGACCTGTCCCCGCTCACGGCCGCCGCCGGCGGCCCGCCCACCGGCAGGACCCCGCTGGACATGGACGGCCTGGCCTGGATCCTCTTCGGCCACGCCGCGTTCCAGTACCTGAACGCGGCCTGTGAACTGAACCTGTACGAGCTCCTCGAGGCGAAGCCGGGTCTGACCGGCGAGGAGATCGGTGCCGAGCTGGGCCTGGCCGAGCGGGCCACCGACATCCTCCTGCTCGGCGCCGCCTCCCTGGGCACGCTCACCGTCCAGGACGGCCGCTACCAGGTGGCGGCCGTCCTCTCGGACCTCGTCAAGACCCCCGACTGGCAGCGCTTCAAGGACACCGTCGCCTTCGAGCAGTACGTCGTCTACGAGGGCCAGCTCGACTTCACGGAGTCGCTGCGCACCAACAGCAACGTCGGTCTGCGCCGTGTCCGCGGCACCGGCCGCGACCTGTACCACCGCCTCAGCGAGAACCCGCACATGGAGTCGGTGTTCTACAAGTACATGCGGTCCTGGTCGGAGCTGGCCAACCAGCACCTGGTGGAGAAACTCGACCTGTCGGGCAGCCGCCGGCTGCTCGACTGCGGCGGCGGCGACGCGGTGAACTCCATCGCCCTCACCCAGGCCAACCCGCACCTGTCCGCGACCATCCTGGAGATCGCGGCGACCGCCCCGATCACCGAGAAGAAGATCGAGGAGGCCGGTCTCAGCGACCGCATCGACGTCAAGCCGGGCGACATGCACGCCGACGAGTTCCCCACCGGCTACGACACCGTCATGTTCGCCCACCAGCTGGTCATCTGGACCCCGGAGGAGAACACGGCGCTGCTGCGCAAGGCGTACGAGACGCTGCCCGAGGGCGGCCGCGTCATCATCTTCAACTCCATGTCCAACGACGAGGGGGACGGCCCCGTCGTGGCCGCCCTGGACAGCGTCTACTTCGCCGCGCTGCCGGCCGAGGGAGGCATGATCTACCCCTGGAAGACCTACGAGGAGTCCCTGCGCAAGGCCGGGTTCGACGAGTCCGCCTTCGAGCGGATCGAGTTCCCGGGCTGGACTCCGCACGGCGTCATCATCGCCACCAAGTAA
- a CDS encoding prephenate dehydrogenase, with the protein MIGIPEPVESLHTVTVIGAGLIGTSIALALSGQGVAVHLQDVRRESLRIAEAMGAGTARAPGRPTDLAVLAVPPHQVYTAVAEAQRRGIARHYTDVASVKAALAGGGADVEASLFIGGHPIAGRELHGPGAAREDLFRGKPWILTPSASTSAQTARAALLLVELCGGHAVTMEAEAHDRAIAVTSHLPHLVSAVTARMLRSCDSKTLGLCGSGLRDFTRIAAGDAELWTDILGSNASAVLDALDILVEDLGLVRRSLSALAGRAPDGPADEGAAYRELLRHLLDQGRAGQALIPQKYGAQGRSYQDVRVPLADQEGELARLLADVSRRGVNVEDLRIEESPASPTGIAVLSVQASAADPLGDWLRVRRGWPVLRDHPTPPPAPAPGASPASPGASPAPGAEKPEPVRTAS; encoded by the coding sequence GTGATCGGAATCCCTGAGCCTGTCGAGTCCCTGCACACCGTCACCGTGATCGGTGCCGGCCTGATCGGCACCTCGATCGCGCTCGCGCTCAGCGGGCAGGGCGTCGCAGTGCATCTGCAGGATGTCCGCCGCGAGTCCCTGCGCATCGCCGAGGCCATGGGCGCGGGCACCGCCCGCGCCCCCGGCCGCCCGACGGATCTGGCCGTGCTCGCGGTGCCCCCGCACCAGGTGTACACCGCCGTCGCCGAGGCGCAGCGCCGCGGTATCGCCCGCCACTACACCGATGTGGCCAGCGTGAAGGCCGCTCTCGCGGGGGGCGGGGCGGATGTCGAGGCCTCCCTCTTCATCGGCGGGCACCCCATCGCGGGGCGTGAGCTGCACGGCCCCGGGGCCGCCCGCGAGGACCTCTTCCGCGGCAAGCCGTGGATCCTCACTCCGTCGGCGAGCACCTCGGCCCAGACCGCCCGGGCCGCCCTGCTGCTGGTCGAGCTGTGCGGCGGGCATGCCGTGACCATGGAGGCCGAGGCCCACGACCGTGCCATCGCCGTCACCTCGCATCTGCCGCACCTGGTCAGTGCCGTGACGGCCCGGATGCTGCGCTCCTGTGACAGCAAGACGCTCGGCCTGTGCGGGTCCGGTCTGCGTGACTTCACCCGGATCGCGGCCGGTGACGCGGAGCTGTGGACCGACATCCTCGGCTCCAACGCCTCGGCGGTCCTGGACGCCCTGGACATCCTCGTCGAGGATCTCGGTCTCGTCCGGCGCTCGCTGTCCGCGCTGGCCGGCCGTGCCCCCGACGGGCCGGCCGACGAGGGGGCCGCCTACCGCGAACTGCTGCGCCACCTGCTCGACCAGGGGCGCGCCGGGCAGGCGCTGATCCCCCAGAAGTACGGTGCGCAGGGCCGCTCCTACCAGGATGTGCGGGTGCCGCTGGCCGACCAGGAGGGTGAGCTGGCCCGGCTGCTCGCCGATGTGAGCCGGCGCGGGGTCAACGTGGAGGATCTGCGGATCGAGGAGTCCCCGGCCTCCCCGACGGGCATCGCCGTCCTGTCCGTGCAGGCGTCCGCCGCCGACCCGCTGGGCGACTGGCTGCGCGTGCGGCGCGGCTGGCCCGTACTGCGCGACCACCCGACGCCTCCCCCCGCCCCCGCCCCCGGCGCCTCCCCCGCCTCCCCTGGCGCCTCCCCTGCTCCCGGCGCCGAGAAGCCGGAGCCGGTGCGGACGGCTTCGTAG
- the ahcY gene encoding adenosylhomocysteinase → MPSPTAHFSDFKVADLSLAEFGRKEITLAEHEMPGLMAIRREYAGARPLAGARITGSLHMTVQTAVLIETLVALGAQVRWASCNIFSTQDHAAAAIAAAGIPVFAWKGETLQEYWWCTEQALTWPGSPTGGPNMILDDGGDVTLLVHKGVEYRKTGELPPADNEELAAVAALLQASPLDWTGIAAQIRGVTEETTTGVHRLYEMQRDGVLLFPAINVNDAVTKSKFDNKYGCRHSLIDGINRATDVLIGGKTAVVCGYGDVGKGCAESLRGQGARVIVTEIDPICALQAAMDGYQVTTLDEVVETADIFITTTGNKDIIMASDMARMKHQAIVGNIGHFDNEIDMAGLARIPGIVKDEVKPQVHTWTLPGGKVLIVLSEGRLLNLGNATGHPSFVMSNSFADQTLAQIELFTKQSQYPIGVYTLPKHLDEKVARLHLDALGVKLTTLRPEQAAYIGVEVEGPYKSDQYRY, encoded by the coding sequence ATGCCCTCGCCCACAGCCCACTTTTCGGACTTCAAGGTCGCTGACCTGTCCCTGGCCGAGTTCGGCCGCAAGGAGATCACGCTCGCCGAGCACGAGATGCCCGGCCTGATGGCGATCCGCCGGGAGTACGCCGGGGCGCGGCCGCTGGCGGGTGCGCGGATCACGGGTTCGCTGCACATGACGGTCCAGACCGCCGTCCTCATCGAGACCCTGGTCGCCCTCGGCGCGCAGGTGCGCTGGGCGTCGTGCAACATCTTCTCCACCCAGGACCACGCCGCCGCCGCGATCGCCGCCGCCGGCATCCCGGTGTTCGCGTGGAAGGGCGAGACGCTGCAGGAGTACTGGTGGTGCACGGAGCAGGCGCTGACCTGGCCCGGCAGCCCGACCGGCGGCCCGAACATGATCCTGGACGACGGCGGTGACGTCACCCTGCTCGTCCACAAGGGCGTCGAGTACCGGAAGACCGGCGAGCTGCCCCCGGCCGACAACGAGGAACTGGCGGCCGTCGCCGCCCTGTTGCAGGCCAGCCCGCTCGACTGGACCGGCATCGCCGCGCAGATCCGTGGTGTGACGGAGGAGACCACGACGGGTGTCCACCGGTTGTACGAGATGCAGCGTGACGGTGTGCTGCTGTTCCCGGCGATCAATGTGAACGACGCGGTCACCAAGTCGAAGTTCGACAACAAGTACGGCTGCCGGCATTCCCTGATCGATGGCATCAACCGGGCCACGGATGTTCTCATCGGCGGCAAGACGGCCGTCGTGTGCGGTTACGGTGATGTGGGCAAGGGCTGTGCGGAGTCGCTGCGGGGGCAGGGCGCCCGGGTGATCGTCACCGAGATCGACCCGATCTGCGCGCTGCAGGCGGCGATGGACGGCTACCAGGTCACGACGCTCGACGAGGTCGTGGAGACGGCCGACATCTTCATCACCACGACCGGCAACAAGGACATCATCATGGCCTCGGACATGGCCAGGATGAAGCACCAGGCGATCGTCGGAAACATCGGCCACTTCGACAACGAGATCGACATGGCCGGTCTGGCGCGGATCCCGGGCATCGTCAAGGACGAGGTCAAGCCACAGGTCCACACCTGGACGCTCCCCGGCGGCAAGGTCCTCATCGTGCTGTCGGAGGGCCGTCTGCTGAACCTGGGCAACGCCACCGGTCACCCGTCGTTCGTGATGTCCAACTCCTTCGCGGACCAGACGCTGGCCCAGATCGAGCTGTTCACCAAGCAGTCGCAGTACCCGATCGGCGTCTACACGCTGCCCAAGCACCTCGACGAGAAGGTCGCCCGTCTCCACCTCGACGCGCTCGGCGTGAAGCTGACCACGCTCCGCCCCGAGCAGGCCGCCTACATCGGCGTCGAGGTCGAGGGCCCCTACAAGTCGGACCAGTACCGCTACTGA
- a CDS encoding methyltransferase: MRQLNGEQREAAVASRRMLYDQLPSRALVVVVQIGVPDLLAEGPLAVDVIAERTGTDAAALNRLLRALAVLGAFEEVAERVYGLTALGRALTLDHPASVQPSAKLVAGVFGSAWDDLLQTVRTGTSPLERARGASLFTLMERDDELRSVFDDSQGRGLVLELDELLRYVDFSGYGTVVDVGGSDGTFLRRILEKHPQTRGICFDLPGSVSLQAQRAEPDPLADRYRVVGGSFFDSVPGGGDLYLLSHILHDWDDDKAVHILRTVRAAMTDSSTVMIVDLIGAGLGQRDEWLRTAAVMDLYMLSLFGGTGGQERTTAQVESLLSKAGFRVSRVDALPSGMNVIRAVPAEATGV; this comes from the coding sequence GTGCGGCAACTCAACGGCGAGCAGCGGGAGGCGGCGGTTGCCTCCCGCAGGATGCTCTACGACCAGCTTCCGTCCCGGGCGCTGGTCGTCGTGGTCCAGATCGGCGTTCCGGACCTGCTCGCCGAGGGCCCGCTGGCCGTCGACGTGATCGCGGAGCGTACCGGTACCGACGCGGCCGCGCTCAACCGGCTGCTGCGCGCTCTGGCCGTTCTGGGTGCCTTCGAGGAAGTCGCCGAGCGGGTCTACGGGCTCACCGCGCTCGGCAGGGCCCTGACCCTGGACCACCCGGCTTCCGTGCAGCCGTCGGCGAAGCTGGTGGCGGGAGTGTTCGGGTCGGCCTGGGACGACCTTCTGCAGACGGTGCGCACCGGCACGTCGCCGCTCGAACGGGCGCGGGGAGCGTCCCTGTTCACGCTCATGGAGCGGGACGACGAGCTGCGCAGCGTCTTCGACGACTCCCAGGGCCGCGGGCTGGTGCTCGAACTCGACGAGCTCCTGCGGTACGTGGACTTCTCCGGGTACGGGACGGTCGTCGACGTCGGCGGCAGCGACGGCACGTTTCTGCGCCGGATCCTGGAGAAGCATCCGCAGACGCGGGGCATCTGCTTCGATCTGCCGGGCTCGGTGTCGCTGCAGGCCCAGCGGGCGGAACCCGATCCGCTCGCCGACCGCTACCGCGTCGTGGGCGGTTCGTTCTTCGACAGCGTCCCCGGCGGCGGGGATCTCTATCTGCTGTCGCACATCCTCCACGACTGGGACGACGACAAGGCCGTGCACATCCTGCGGACCGTCCGGGCCGCCATGACGGACTCCTCGACGGTGATGATCGTGGATCTGATCGGGGCGGGCCTCGGACAGCGTGACGAGTGGCTGCGCACCGCGGCCGTCATGGACCTCTACATGCTCTCGCTGTTCGGCGGCACCGGCGGGCAGGAACGCACCACCGCGCAGGTCGAGTCCCTGCTGTCCAAGGCCGGGTTCCGGGTCAGCCGGGTCGACGCCCTGCCCAGTGGCATGAATGTCATCCGCGCCGTTCCCGCCGAGGCCACCGGGGTGTGA
- a CDS encoding AfsR/SARP family transcriptional regulator: MPTHTGNSPQPCGHPLAETDDTGRDISFGILGPLQVVIDGKPIRMGRNRQRTVLAVLLLNANKIVPVGSLVDAVWCSEPPATADKQIQTCIWRLRNAFAAAGAPAGLIDTAQGGYRMRLTDEDLDVHVFETTVRQAREQAAAGDLESAMARYQSALSLFRGKPLADLTGPLAYSVAAHWDERRFTVLEEWLDVSLALGRHAELISELKPLVAEYPMRERLCAQLMTALYLSQRRAEALAVYRNSRTTLINKLGLEPGARLQEVHQQILAGEPVAPPPTAPRRTPRPGRPPAQLPARISDFTGRHDLIHRITRDLRAVGGPRVVSLAGCGGSGKTALAVHAGHSVEEHFPDGQLYADLRGQSEPVPPQEALRGFLDALGVPEHRIPAGLAARAALFRSTTAGKRLLIVLDDIAESTRYEALLPSGESAVLCTGRASLLKIPGLIEYRVDGLPAEEALDLLASVAGVERVLAEADSARQITELCGRLPLAIRAAGARLRTRPHGTLSSFVDRLEDRHNRTAELSIGSLDVGARLASTLDQLSPAGYQLWLRLSQCDLEAVPERTASALSGRPAEDTQRMLDTLVNQHLLTVAPGDAADGPTYGFNPLVRDYAWQRAEAELGPAARGTADRIARPLRPGQLSAAGTGRHHPNGKSRSYGSQVV; encoded by the coding sequence TTGCCGACCCACACGGGAAACTCCCCTCAGCCGTGCGGCCACCCCCTCGCGGAAACCGACGACACCGGCCGCGACATCTCCTTTGGCATCCTCGGCCCCCTGCAGGTCGTCATCGACGGCAAGCCGATCCGCATGGGCAGGAACCGCCAGCGGACCGTCCTGGCCGTGCTGCTCCTCAACGCCAACAAGATCGTCCCCGTCGGCTCCCTGGTCGACGCGGTGTGGTGTTCCGAACCCCCGGCCACCGCCGACAAACAGATCCAGACCTGCATCTGGCGGCTGCGCAACGCCTTCGCGGCCGCGGGCGCCCCGGCCGGGCTCATCGACACCGCCCAGGGCGGCTACCGGATGCGGCTCACCGACGAGGACCTCGACGTCCACGTCTTCGAGACGACCGTGCGCCAGGCCCGCGAACAGGCTGCGGCCGGCGACCTGGAGAGCGCCATGGCCCGCTACCAGAGCGCCCTGTCCCTGTTCCGCGGCAAGCCGCTCGCCGACCTCACCGGGCCGCTCGCCTACAGCGTCGCGGCCCACTGGGACGAGCGCCGCTTCACCGTCCTGGAGGAGTGGCTCGACGTCTCGCTCGCCCTCGGCCGGCACGCCGAGCTGATCAGCGAACTCAAGCCGCTGGTCGCCGAGTACCCGATGCGCGAGCGGCTGTGCGCCCAGCTGATGACGGCGCTGTACCTCTCCCAGCGCCGGGCCGAGGCACTCGCCGTCTACCGCAACAGCCGCACCACACTGATCAACAAGCTCGGCCTGGAACCCGGCGCCCGGCTCCAGGAGGTCCATCAGCAGATCCTCGCCGGCGAGCCGGTCGCACCACCGCCCACCGCACCGCGGCGCACCCCGCGGCCCGGCCGTCCCCCCGCCCAGCTCCCCGCCCGGATAAGCGACTTCACCGGCCGGCACGATCTGATCCACCGCATCACCCGGGACCTGCGCGCGGTGGGCGGACCCCGCGTGGTCTCCCTCGCGGGCTGCGGCGGCAGCGGCAAGACCGCACTCGCCGTACACGCGGGACACAGCGTCGAGGAACACTTCCCCGACGGCCAGCTCTACGCGGATCTGCGCGGCCAGAGCGAGCCCGTGCCGCCCCAGGAGGCCCTGCGGGGCTTCCTCGACGCCCTCGGCGTGCCCGAGCACCGGATTCCGGCCGGCCTCGCCGCCCGGGCGGCGCTGTTCCGCAGCACCACCGCCGGCAAGCGCCTGCTCATCGTCCTCGACGACATCGCCGAGTCCACCCGGTACGAGGCCCTGCTGCCCAGCGGGGAGAGCGCGGTGCTGTGCACCGGCCGGGCCAGCCTCCTGAAGATCCCCGGCCTGATCGAGTACCGCGTCGACGGGCTGCCCGCCGAGGAGGCACTGGACCTGCTCGCCTCGGTGGCGGGCGTCGAACGGGTCCTCGCGGAGGCGGACAGCGCCCGGCAGATCACCGAACTGTGCGGCCGTCTCCCGCTGGCCATCCGGGCAGCCGGAGCGCGCCTGCGGACCCGCCCGCACGGCACCCTGAGCAGCTTCGTGGACCGCCTGGAGGACCGGCACAACCGTACGGCCGAACTCTCCATCGGCTCCCTGGACGTGGGCGCGCGCCTGGCCTCGACCCTCGACCAGCTCTCCCCGGCCGGCTACCAGCTGTGGCTGCGGCTCAGCCAGTGCGACCTGGAGGCCGTCCCGGAGCGGACGGCCTCAGCCCTCTCCGGCCGGCCCGCCGAGGACACCCAGCGCATGCTCGACACCCTGGTCAACCAGCACCTGCTGACCGTCGCCCCGGGCGACGCGGCCGACGGCCCCACCTACGGGTTCAACCCCCTGGTGCGCGACTACGCCTGGCAGCGCGCCGAAGCGGAACTCGGACCGGCCGCACGCGGCACGGCCGACCGGATCGCGCGCCCCCTGCGGCCGGGACAGCTGTCCGCCGCGGGCACCGGCCGCCACCACCCGAACGGAAAGTCAAGGAGCTATGGCAGTCAAGTGGTTTGA
- a CDS encoding M28 family peptidase produces the protein MAVKWFEPPALRRRTPRPAPAAAGDGRTTAPRPWWPLSATLVLALLCLALAAWDSRMPGPRGPDAPAGTFSAARATAHVRAIAQEPRPHGSAAQSRARDHLVRTLTGLGIDTRVHTGAAAAHMPDLSPTGADSRYASLRLDNIVARIPGTDSTRPVALVTHYDSVEAGPGANDAGVPVSVLLETARALRSGPPPRNDVLFILTDAEESGLLGAQALVNSPDVLPRDAVVLNFEARGSKGPSLMFETGPDAAWLVDALADHAPDPRTSSLLDAAYGYLPNLTDFTVFKRAGHQGLNLAYLDGYTHYHGPDDSPENVDPATVQHQGDQALALARGLGAADLAHTPRGDSVYFQVAGRLLSYPAAVALPTALAVTGLALALFLRLRARATVTVKGTARGLAVVLGQVLLACGAAFALAPLTASGHAEFSHYGDIPGHGPAVTGFLLLALALGTALALLTRRWAGRRDQVTGAIVLWLLLACATAAFLPGASHVFTWPALGLVAAALLTSRAGAATADRILAAVLGVLPLGLLVLPLVLLLPTALGLGLVAGPVVFVVLMSALLPAVLPPAPRPRLLPLVPATAAAVSAALLAATALFPVRDDHPGRADLLYVLDADRRRAHWLSGSPPDASSERFLPQGAEPASVADLWPGWQVPVRRGPAAVRPLAAPKLTTTLVGDDGADGRRVRVTAASRRGARELVFLVTGAAVRGYTLTGVPGHHRDTPAGNPPWELWVRQVPDRGLRLELELAPGPVTVRVIDRTTGPPADPGDQPRSEPRPPALGVASFSEATMVMTARTLG, from the coding sequence ATGGCAGTCAAGTGGTTTGAGCCGCCCGCGCTCCGGCGGCGGACACCGCGCCCCGCGCCCGCCGCCGCGGGCGACGGCCGCACCACGGCGCCGAGGCCGTGGTGGCCGCTGTCCGCCACCCTCGTCCTCGCCCTGCTGTGCCTGGCCCTGGCCGCGTGGGACAGCCGGATGCCCGGGCCGCGCGGACCCGACGCGCCCGCCGGAACCTTCTCCGCCGCGCGGGCCACCGCGCACGTCCGCGCCATCGCACAGGAACCGCGCCCCCACGGGTCCGCCGCGCAGTCACGCGCCCGCGATCACCTCGTACGCACCCTGACCGGCCTCGGCATCGACACCCGGGTCCACACGGGAGCCGCCGCCGCCCACATGCCCGATCTGTCCCCCACCGGAGCGGACTCCCGGTACGCCAGCCTGCGCCTGGACAACATCGTCGCCCGTATCCCCGGCACGGACAGCACCCGCCCGGTCGCCCTGGTCACGCACTACGACTCCGTGGAGGCCGGCCCCGGCGCCAACGACGCCGGGGTCCCGGTGTCGGTGCTCCTGGAGACGGCGCGCGCGCTGCGATCCGGCCCCCCACCACGCAACGACGTGCTGTTCATCCTCACGGACGCCGAAGAGAGCGGCCTGCTGGGCGCGCAGGCCCTGGTGAACTCACCCGACGTGCTGCCGCGCGACGCCGTGGTGCTGAACTTCGAGGCACGCGGCAGCAAAGGGCCCAGCCTGATGTTCGAAACCGGGCCCGACGCCGCCTGGCTGGTCGACGCGCTCGCCGACCACGCCCCCGACCCCCGCACCAGTTCCCTGCTCGACGCCGCCTACGGCTATCTGCCCAACCTCACCGACTTCACCGTGTTCAAAAGGGCCGGCCACCAAGGACTCAACCTGGCCTACCTCGACGGCTACACCCACTACCACGGGCCGGACGACAGCCCCGAGAACGTCGACCCGGCCACGGTCCAGCACCAGGGCGACCAGGCCCTCGCCCTGGCCCGCGGCCTGGGCGCCGCCGACCTCGCGCACACCCCGCGCGGCGACTCCGTCTACTTCCAGGTCGCCGGACGGCTCCTCTCCTATCCGGCGGCGGTGGCCCTGCCGACCGCCCTCGCGGTGACCGGCCTCGCCCTGGCCCTGTTCCTGCGGCTCCGCGCCCGGGCGACGGTCACCGTCAAGGGCACCGCCCGCGGCCTGGCGGTCGTCCTGGGCCAAGTGCTGCTCGCCTGCGGTGCCGCCTTCGCCCTGGCACCGCTGACGGCGTCCGGGCACGCCGAGTTCAGCCACTACGGCGACATCCCCGGCCACGGGCCGGCCGTCACCGGGTTCCTGCTGCTCGCGCTCGCCCTCGGCACGGCACTGGCGCTGCTCACCCGCCGCTGGGCCGGCCGCCGCGACCAGGTCACGGGCGCGATCGTGCTCTGGCTGCTGCTCGCCTGCGCCACGGCGGCATTCCTGCCCGGCGCCAGCCACGTGTTCACCTGGCCCGCCCTCGGCCTCGTCGCCGCCGCGCTGCTCACCTCCCGCGCCGGCGCGGCAACGGCGGACCGGATCCTGGCGGCCGTCCTCGGCGTCCTCCCGCTCGGCCTGCTCGTCCTCCCGCTCGTACTGCTCCTGCCGACCGCGCTCGGGCTCGGCCTGGTGGCCGGACCGGTGGTGTTCGTGGTCCTGATGAGCGCACTGCTGCCCGCCGTGCTGCCGCCCGCGCCGCGGCCACGGCTGCTGCCGCTCGTCCCGGCCACGGCCGCGGCCGTCAGCGCCGCGCTCCTCGCGGCCACCGCCCTGTTCCCCGTGCGGGACGACCACCCCGGCCGGGCCGACCTGCTCTACGTCCTCGACGCGGACCGGCGCCGGGCGCACTGGCTGAGCGGCTCCCCGCCGGACGCGTCCAGCGAGCGGTTCCTGCCCCAGGGGGCCGAGCCGGCCTCGGTGGCCGACCTGTGGCCGGGCTGGCAGGTACCGGTCCGGCGCGGCCCGGCCGCAGTGCGCCCGCTCGCCGCCCCCAAGCTCACCACGACACTCGTCGGGGACGACGGCGCCGACGGGCGGCGCGTGCGCGTCACCGCCGCATCACGGCGCGGCGCCCGGGAACTGGTGTTCCTGGTGACGGGCGCGGCCGTACGCGGCTACACCCTCACCGGCGTACCCGGACACCACCGGGACACCCCGGCCGGCAACCCGCCGTGGGAGCTGTGGGTCCGCCAAGTACCCGACCGCGGACTGCGGTTGGAACTGGAGCTGGCACCGGGACCGGTGACCGTCCGGGTCATCGACCGCACGACGGGACCGCCGGCCGACCCGGGGGACCAGCCGCGGTCCGAACCCCGCCCCCCGGCCCTCGGCGTGGCCTCCTTCAGCGAGGCCACCATGGTCATGACCGCCCGCACACTCGGCTAG
- a CDS encoding 3-oxoacyl-ACP synthase III family protein — protein sequence MDYGLSAFGVALGEEIAVKDIVAEYTEDIERVLGYGYEYLHRALPEVSVTDLAVEAGARALRGVDPRDVDLVVVALTDLADHLYWDAAARVQQALGLVRAEAVLVDQGCVGGVTALDTLAGRFATHPDYGTALVIGANRTVEAYWNRLDTHSLLFSDGAAAALAVRGAPGLRWRASYAESDGRYADFFRMDVGGGRHPFVPGTEMPAVRDAWDIVEHFGHDADRMAAFAEEIDERTARAVHRACRHAGCTEEDLARLVLLNDNTRVLGAQAELIGVPAERTNARLAARHGHLGAADHLFCLARLDEAGELAAGDLVALAANGRGMHWACAILQR from the coding sequence ATGGATTACGGGTTGAGTGCCTTCGGCGTCGCCCTGGGCGAAGAGATCGCCGTGAAGGACATCGTGGCCGAGTACACCGAGGACATCGAACGCGTCCTGGGATACGGCTACGAGTACCTCCACCGTGCGCTGCCCGAGGTGAGCGTCACCGACCTGGCCGTGGAGGCGGGCGCGCGGGCCCTGCGGGGCGTCGACCCGCGCGATGTGGATCTGGTCGTGGTGGCCCTCACCGACCTGGCCGACCACCTGTACTGGGACGCCGCGGCCCGGGTCCAGCAGGCGCTGGGCCTGGTCCGTGCCGAGGCCGTGCTCGTGGACCAGGGCTGTGTCGGCGGCGTCACCGCCCTGGACACCCTGGCGGGCCGGTTCGCCACCCACCCCGACTACGGCACGGCCCTGGTGATCGGCGCCAACCGCACCGTCGAGGCGTACTGGAACCGTCTGGACACCCACTCGCTGCTGTTCTCCGACGGCGCCGCCGCGGCGCTCGCGGTGCGGGGCGCGCCGGGTCTGCGCTGGCGGGCCTCCTACGCGGAGAGCGACGGGCGGTACGCGGACTTCTTCCGGATGGACGTCGGCGGCGGGCGGCACCCGTTCGTGCCCGGGACCGAGATGCCCGCGGTGCGCGACGCCTGGGACATCGTCGAGCACTTCGGCCACGACGCCGACCGGATGGCCGCCTTCGCCGAGGAGATCGACGAGCGCACCGCGCGCGCGGTGCACCGCGCCTGCCGCCACGCCGGGTGCACGGAGGAGGACCTGGCACGGCTGGTGCTGCTCAACGACAACACCCGGGTGCTCGGCGCCCAGGCCGAGCTGATCGGGGTGCCGGCGGAGCGGACGAACGCCCGCCTGGCGGCCCGCCACGGACACTTGGGCGCCGCCGATCACCTGTTCTGCCTGGCCCGTCTCGACGAGGCGGGCGAGCTGGCGGCCGGGGACCTCGTGGCGCTCGCCGCCAACGGCCGCGGGATGCACTGGGCGTGCGCGATCCTCCAGCGCTGA